Genomic window (Neochlamydia sp. AcF84):
TGTTTGGCCATTGATAGGTAGACCTTATGATGTTTTATATGGCTTAAATTTCTTTAAGGCTGTCACAGGAGAACATGATGGATAAAAATAACGATAATACCCAAACTTCTAAATCCTTACCTTGGTATAAAGAAGGCCTACGTTTTCAATGTACTGAATGTGGAAAATGTTGTACAGGCTCGCCAGGCTACGTATGGATAACAGAACTAGAGATGCAGGCAGTTGCTAAGCTATTAAAGATATCTTTAGAGCTGTTTAAGAAAAAATATACCCGCCAGCGCGAAAATCGATATTCCCTGATTGAAAAGAAAAATCTTAACAATGAATATGATTGTATTTTTTTAAAAGATAAAAAGTGTTCTATCTATCAAGAACGCCCCCGGCAATGCCGTACCTTTCCGTGGTGGAAAGAGAATCTTGCTTCGGAAGAAAGT
Coding sequences:
- a CDS encoding YkgJ family cysteine cluster protein, yielding MMDKNNDNTQTSKSLPWYKEGLRFQCTECGKCCTGSPGYVWITELEMQAVAKLLKISLELFKKKYTRQRENRYSLIEKKNLNNEYDCIFLKDKKCSIYQERPRQCRTFPWWKENLASEESWKAAAQYCEGIHEEAALVPYEKIEQQLHLNQNSLIQKS